The following nucleotide sequence is from candidate division TA06 bacterium.
CTCGCAGAAAAGATACTTTCCCTGAAAACATCCCGCGAAGTCCATGCTGGTGAAATAGTTATCAGCCCTGTTGACGTGGTAGCCACGCAGGACGGGACTGGTCCTCTAGCTGTCAGGGAATTCAGGAAGCTGAAGATGCCGGTGAAGAACCCCAAGGGGGTCGTGCTCTTCATAGACCACGCCGCGCCGAGTCCGAGAAAGGAGCTTTCTAACGACCACATGCTTTTGAGGGAATTCGCCCAGGAGACTGGCTGCAACTTATCCGACGTGGGGGAGGGTGTGATCCATCAGCGGCTCGTGGAAGATTTCGTAAGTCCAGGAAATGTAGTCATAGGAGCAGACTCACACTCATGCACTCCTGGAGCGCTGGGTGCTTTTGCCACAGGCATGGGGTCAACAGATATAGCCATTGGCATGGCTCTGGGAAGGACATGGCTGCGCGTCCCTGACACATTCAGAATTAACTACACCGGCAAGTTGACAAAAGGGGTCTACTCCAAAGACCTGATACTCTTTCTTATCGGCGATATTGGCGCCGATGGTGCGACGTACAAGGCTCTTGAGTTTGGCGGCCCTGTCGTCGAGCAGATGTCTATGTCCAGCAGGTTTACACTTTCAAACATGGCTGTTGAGGCAGGAGCCAAAGTCGGGCTCATAGCGACTGACGAGACAACAAAAGCCTATCTTAAGCTGATGGATAGGGGAGACCAGTTCATAGAAATAGGTCC
It contains:
- a CDS encoding 3-isopropylmalate dehydratase large subunit: MGMTLAEKILSLKTSREVHAGEIVISPVDVVATQDGTGPLAVREFRKLKMPVKNPKGVVLFIDHAAPSPRKELSNDHMLLREFAQETGCNLSDVGEGVIHQRLVEDFVSPGNVVIGADSHSCTPGALGAFATGMGSTDIAIGMALGRTWLRVPDTFRINYTGKLTKGVYSKDLILFLIGDIGADGATYKALEFGGPVVEQMSMSSRFTLSNMAVEAGAKVGLIATDETTKAYLKLMDRGDQFIEIGPDKDAKYERTIDIDVTKLEPQVSFPHTVDNVRPISKAEGVKIQQAYIGTCTNGRLEDLEVAARILKGKTKAKAVRLIVCPASKKVFKEALDKGYISIFVDAGAAIIAPGCGPCVGVHEGALGDGERCITSQNRNFKGRMGNPEGEIYLASPATTAYSALKGEIADPREVL